A region of the Macadamia integrifolia cultivar HAES 741 unplaced genomic scaffold, SCU_Mint_v3 scaffold2616, whole genome shotgun sequence genome:
GCATTACACCTAAcatacctacccctcaacctcaccctagCCCTCTGACTACCCTCCCAAAcccacccatccctctccctgccACCCCAGAATCGCCCCTACCcgaaccaccctctcccatatcccctcctttctcacctcacctaATCCTAATAGGCCATAACCCTGACTCCTCTACCACCCCACCCTGTCGCACCAGAACCCTACACGATCTCTATGCTGACCCCTTGATCCTCTCTACCATCACCTCACCTAACCCGGctgaacctacatgcttctcccaggcccacaaggttcctcattggcattctgctatgtctgatgaatttaatgctttattacgtaatggtacttggtctcttgtgccttacagggaaactatgaatctggttcgctgcaagtgggtgtaccGCATCAAATGGAAGGCAGATGGTTCCCTTGAGTGCTATAAGGCCcgtttagttgctaaaggatttcatcaacaacctggtcttttgactatcatgagacctttagccctgtcatcaaacctactaccatacgaacggtcctctccttggccatatctaacGGATGGGCTATTCGtcagcttgatgttcagaatgcattcttgctcggtattctatctgaggaagtctacatggctcaaccccaAGGTTTTGAAGATGCCCTACGCCCTAATCATGTTTGTCGCCTCCACAAGTCCCTCTATGGGCTCAAACAGGCTCCTAGGGCTTCGTTTCACAGGTTAACTGAGTTCCTCACTTGCTCTGGTTTTCGGTCATCCCAAACCGACACATCACTATTTATCTACATGCAGGGCTCTGTTGTCACATATGTCCTTGTCTAcgtcgatgacatcttggttacaaggaaccaaccaactcatgttcagactctccttcatcagcttgctttataattctctatcaaggatcttggtcgtCTCAGCTTTTTCCTTGGTCTTGAAGCCCTATATCGATCTGATggtgtcctcctctctcaacactagtacatcactgatctcctccagagggctggcatgactgactgtaagcccgtcactactcccatagccaccacctttgcagcatCTTCCATAGGGGGTGTCTTTCTTTTGGACCCCACCAGGTATCGCTCCATTGtcggtgctctccaatacatcaccctcactaggcctgatgtggcttattcagtGAACCATGCCTGCCAGTTCATGCATGCCCCCTCCGAAGACCATTGGACACTAGTCAAACGGATTCTACGCTATCTCCAAGGAACCAAGGATCATgggttgttcatctccaaatctagttccctccaattacaagcattctcCGATGCTGACTGGGCTAGTGACAGTGCGGATCGCAAATCCACAGGAggctatgccatctatatgggtcctaatctgatctcctgggcctctaagaagcagaagacagttGCACACTCCTCCACCGAGTCTGAGTACAAAGCAGTGGCTGATGCCTGCGCTGAACTCACTTGGCTTCGCTCTCTTTAAGGAATTAGGGATCCATGTTCccattgcacccattctttggtgtgacaacattggggccacttacctttCGGTCAATCCGGTCTTTCATGCTCGTACCAAGCATGTTGAGATTGACTTCCACTTCGTTCGTGATAAAGTCGCCTCCTAGGAACTTCAAGTGCAATTCATTTCAACACATGACCAGATAGccgatatccttaccaaagctctcagctctacatggttctcctttctacgggacaagctgcggattcgaccattcaaatccccaccttgagggggtgtatcaggaTAGTTAgcatcccactcgaactcaacctctagagtcatactcacactcaacaacctctcctacattgtaggaattttcagtgagcacaaactctagagactacttgcagtccaagactacctcatgagacaacagagttggaataggactctcacatgtgataatagactttctgtccattactcacatatgttaacagagtcctaccccattaatattagagtttgagtctttcacatgtgatcatagagtttgtctataactcaataactgtaatctctatataagagcaccattgtacactcattaaagtgcatgccaatatacaatttcaatAAGGTCAAGGATGTGGATGGTTAGTAGAGGGGAGTATGAGGGTGTGGAAGGAAGAGGGGGGTTTACATAGTTGGTGTAGTGAGTAGTAGGGGTGGTTGGGGGTAGGCTTGGTAGGTGGGAGGTTGATAACTTGTAGGGGTTGGAGGACGGTAAAAGCACGTGTTTGCATTATGGTTGGTATGGTTGCAAATAGAGCACCAGAGACCACCACGACTAGAACGTCCACCATGGCCACCATGTCCACCACgtccaccaccgccaccacgaCCACCACGCCCACCATTGGCAGATTGAGGAGAGGTAGTGGTGAAGGAGGAGTCACGCTAGGTAGAATTAGCAAAAGGTTGGTCAGAGGAGTCGACCTTGTCTATGAGTGCAGATTTTTGCTGAGAGGCCTTAAGCATGCACTTATGGCTGAGAAGAACACCATGAAGATCAAAGTACGTCAGAGGTTCAGATCGAGCCAAGAGTGTGGGGACAATCTCATGCAGATCCTTGTGTAGGGTGCGAAAGATGTGGAGGCAAAGGTCATTAGGCCTCAAAGGAGATCCAGAAGCAGAGAGCTCGCCAGAGATGGTTTTGGCATGTTGCATGGAAGCAACCATTGATTCATCATTATGTTGAGAGAGATCTTGAAAACTGAGGTTGAGGGACATGATACGTATGTTGGAAGCCGAACCAAATGCAGAAGTGAGACAGTTCCATTTTTCTTGGCTCGTGGTATTATCCACAATAAGAGGAAGAGCCTCCTCGGACAGGGAAACAATAAGAAGGCTCATAATTATGGCATCTTGATCATCCCAGTCAGAGGCGGCAGTGGGATCAAGATGGCGTGGAATGGTACCAGTGATGTATCCGTAAACATTCTGACCATGTAGAAATGGGATGGTTTGAGCCTTCCAGAAGAGAGAATTGGTAGAAGAGAGCTTCAATGAGATAAAATGGTGTGCAGAAGTGAGTGCAGGAGAAGACATCTTGGTGGGTGTTGGGTAGCGCCGATTTGTGGGGAGGATTCAATAGAGGCGGCCTTGGACATGATATAGCAAAGGGgaggtgtcttttttttttttcttttggtgagaGGCTGTTCGGTGATGCAGCAAAGTAGGAGGGAAGGTGTGTGAAGCCGACCAGGGGGATGAGAAAATTCagggaaaaaaagggaatgTGGATCACGCAATAGCCAAAGGGAGATTCCAAGGAGAGTAACCGAAGGATGTTTGAACTTGAGCAGCCACAGCGGTTGTTGTTGATCAcctgaatagagaagaaaaatctGGAATAGCTCGTTGGAGCTTTTGTTTACACTCTTGATACCATATTAATCTTAGATTTTCATTGATTGTAAAACTGAGAAATACATGGGATATATATAGGCatgtcttgactcttgactcATAATTTTAGTCGACCTATACAAGGAAACTTAAATCACATTTGATATCAATCTTGTTGAGGTAGAATTAGAGTGCAAGTAGGAGTCCCTAATACTTGGGAAAGTTAGCTGGAGTTTGAGAGACGTTGAAGGAAGGGAGGAGTAATGTCCAATACTGCATGTCATATACTCACATGTCAACTTCATTGAAGAAGAATAAGTCGTGAAGAACAAAAAGAGTATatgttaaaaagaaaagaaaaaacaggtTGGAATATCAAATCTGGAGAGTTACGTGTGGGAGGGGAGCCAGGGAGGAGAAGGTTCACATGGCTTCCTATGCTTTAGTTTGGTGACCAAACTTTGGTTTCTTTATATGttcattttgttctttcctGTAATCTTAAAATTCTTTACGAATCCTTCAATGATTTCACAGAAAAAAGAAGGTTGGATCCGTGCCTAGACAGCCAGCCTTTTGcccatattttaaataatagttttcttttttttttccttttaattatcAATTTAATGATTAATTAAGCATGACTTTGAGTGTAATGAAATAATTTGATTTAGGAAAGTGTAAACTAATTCATGCATCTATGATTCCAAATTAGAAACTATATTGGATTTAAGTGCTTATGGAAGCATAGAAGATTAATTAGaatttggttttaaatattCAGTTTTAATTCATTCTTAATACCAGAATAAACCCGCAGTTTGCTACCGGATTTTTACAGGGTAATCGTATTAAACACGTACGTATCATTTCTATATGCATTTTATTGCTCCAGATTTTTGAAAAGTATTATTTCCTTATGATCCATTCAGTTGCCGTATGTATCTACTCCCATATTATTGTCATTCTCGAAATTACTAACTATGATTGTGCCTAATCACAATCATTTGCGAATTCTTCAACATCAGTCGGTTTGAATCTCTACTTAATTTCACCCAAACTTTATCTTGATCAAGGATAGATCACCCACGTCCGAGTGCATAACAGTGACAACTGCCCTACATTCTGCTATTGCTCATTAAGAtacttatttttgtaatttttttttttttttttttatgatatatatttttttgacctAAATGTAAGTCAAAATATTACTATGGGTTGATTCACCTCTTGCGCAGGTATAGTAATAGGGAATCCTCTCTGTTCAACGTAAGGTTCAAAACGTTTTATCCAAAATCAAGCAAACATGAGAGCAAAAAAGACGTGGGGGAAGGGAGAGTTTCGGTCAAAACGCAgtagagagggaaagagagagagaactcatCCACACGCATGATACAAGtgagttctcttctctctcttctcatgaTCTTGCTATTTTATAGTGTTACTATTTGCCTTTTCCCTCGGAAAAATAAGTGGTCGATCGATCCTAATAGATGTTCGTCTtggcttttttgtttttgtcaatATTTATTTCTCAAAAGCTATTAATTTTATattaatagggaaaaagaaagctagcTACCCGTTTGGGTGTGTTTACACCTAAATACAGGAAGACGAGAAAAGATTACGGCCCCTTGCCCCATTCATAATTAGTAAATTCACGTATAATATGCGGATTTTTGTCATTTTCAAGTGTTTCaatcaaaaaatcataatttatcgtattaatctaaaaaatttGTATTATACGCGTATTTATAGGTACCCATTAAACACGTATAATATGtttagtttgaaaaaaaaaaaaaaaaaaatcaaccccaAAAGTCAAAATGACTCTACACGTTTATTAAATGAGCCAATCTAAGTCAAGCCTTAAGCGAGTCAAACTCAGTTGGGCTTACTGGTGCtaaggattgacacccctacttcttAGTGTAAGATCTCATTGACCAATCAGGCCATATGCATGGTTTTAATAATCAGATCGGATAAGTAAAACCCTGGGCCATAATCACTAAGTTTATGAAACAGTGGGCGGCCGGCGGTGTCGTGGGCAGTCGCTGGTGGTTTCACCAAAACCTTGGGCATTCAGTATTCACAAGGACCAGCAGATCTGAAACGCCTCTGTGGGCGCCTTTTGGAACCAGAGTAGAAAACAGAAACCACACTACCTGATGAGTGACATACGACACAACCCCTCGTGTCACATGAAGCTTCATATATGAGCTAATGAGTCCTAAGCCCTGCATACTGCAAATTACACAGAAAATATCACTCATATCTACCTCCTTCATAACCTTCCAATACCATTTTTGCTAAGCCATCATCAGTCTCTCCCATCTTGAAGAAAACAACCAGAAGAGCGGATCAAAGATGGATAGCAATCCACTGACTTGCATATTGGAGGCAGCGCTAAAAAATGTAGAAGGGAACAAGTTGGCGGAGCACGGCAAGTCCAACAACCAAATTGGGCGGTTTACCGGTGGCCTCAGTCGACCAAAGAGGAAAATTAGCGAGGAAAACcagagggaggaagaagagcaGAAGGCCGAGACTCTTATGCATTTGATCCTTTGGGGACTTAGATAAGGAAAAACTATCTTTTCCCCTCAAGAAACCTACACTGTAATTTTACTTGGCATCGGGGCGTTCGGACACTCTCTCAACAGTATCTCATCATTGAAATTTTGATATgagttgatatggtcttggattTCGTTACCTTATAAGCCAATTTATGAAGGCCGAGTTACTAAAACATTTTTGACATTCTCTTAATCCTccaaaacttgacatgtgaatagAAGACTCTAAAATCTATTTATCCATTTAATTCAGTCTTATCTGAGATGCCACATGATAGAATCAAGGTCATGGTTATTATTAGTAGAATCTTGTACGAAAACTATTCCTATATGGCACCAAATTTACTCAAtctttctgtttttacaatagGTTTTCATTTTGAATGAATTTTGTTGAGGATTTAGATCCCATTCAATCAGGGGTCCGGGGTTGAAGAGGGACAGTTAGACGCAAAATAGGAGGGAGAAAGTGAACCAGAGGTGAACAGACAGGAATCAATCAgatataaaataagaaagagaaagtgaaACCTCCTATATATTTCTCTCATCAGTCACATACAaaataagggagagagagtgaaatctcctatttctctctccaattTTATGTGTGACTGATCCCAACTCAGCAGGGGTGGCTCCGTCAGCTGCAGAGGATCTGAATCGTAGTTGAATTGGTCACCTTGTGAACTT
Encoded here:
- the LOC122066849 gene encoding uncharacterized protein LOC122066849; protein product: MSSPALTSAHHFISLKLSSTNSLFWKAQTIPFLHGQNVYGYITGTIPRHLDPTAASDWDDQDAIIMSLLIVSLSEEALPLIVDNTTSQEKWNCLTSAFGSASNIRIMSLNLSFQDLSQHNDESMVASMQHAKTISGELSASGSPLRPNDLCLHIFRTLHKDLHEIVPTLLARSEPLTYFDLHGVLLSHKCMLKASQQKSALIDKVDSSDQPFANST